The genomic stretch acagcccctctgtgatgtcacagcccattcacTAATATCACtgagctggtctctgatgtcacagccaactttgtgatgtcatagtctgctttATGATGTCAcatctatgatgtcatagcttctcaatgacctcacataacccactctgtgatgtcattgcccactctgtgacctcatgttaccagatgatcaattgtctccaccagctgagctcacacctggagcttgttctccacaatcCCAGGCCTGTGggaaccacacaatgcccattgtgtgagaaggggaactggaagttcagcagcctcagtgtcctgccagctcagccaggcccactggtaCATTGGGGTGCacaagcaccagggaccaccagagagacccccaggacagaagaatgcatgggtaaagggaaggggaaatgtgttaatgaCTTCGGGGAAATTATTATAATATCTGTCTTTAGTTCAGGacaattaatgaatatgtatgcaaaatacagaatataaacagaaactttcctgtactcagcatgcacagctttgggaggagctatccccccatgcttctggccaaataaagaatgctgcttcttaatgctacattggtgttaaggagttttattattttgccaaatttttggtaacagtcccactcccaaggaaagctctgtctgatGCTATCACAAActgagaagggctggtgggagatttGATGGCTAACGGCTGCCTGAGGAAAAGGCACCATGaaatattctatgaaagaaagaggggctgcaacaaaacttcatcactggaattacAGAGGGCAGATGTTGGCTTATTCagggtgcagatttggagagtaacaaatcagatactgactttttaagggaaacagtccttaaaaacaaaaGTGTCCAGGAAGAATGGACACACCTCAAGAAGAAAAActtgagggagaaggagcagcctgtgcctctgcgctaaagttgagccagctaattattgtcctggctgggcatggagcttttgtgggaactgagggaaaaaagagggtgcatcaccttCGGACAGAAGATCAGGtatctcaggaagtgtttaaggatgttgttaggtcatgcagaaagaaaagtagagtTGTAAAAGGTCAATTAATACATAACCCAGCCACTTCTgcgaaaaatactaaaaaatgttttaaaatgaaccTAATAAAAAAAGGAGGGATAGGTATaacatctactctttattggaggcaGTGGGCAATATGAtaagaaagataaggaaaagctgagctgcttaaAACCTTCTTTGCTCcaattttcaagaataagtcaagttgtcctcaggacaagtgttctcctgagctggtggatgggcacagggagcagaacagcccccctgtaatccaggaggaagcagctggggacctgctgagacactcagatgccccaaggtgtctctgggagcagatgggatccatcccagggggatgagggagctgtggatgagctctccaagctgctctccatcatttaccatcagtcctggctcagcagggaggtcccagagcactggaggtgccaatgtgagcccatccccaagaagggctggaaggaggagctggggaactccaggcctgtcagcctgacctgggtgcccagcaaggttatggaacagatcaccttgagtgccataataggacacccacaggatggcccagggatcagagacagccagtgtggatttcagtatctgcaATAATGAtttgcatgaggggactgagtccaccatcattaaatttgcagatgacaccaagctgggtgtgagtgtggatctgctggagggtaggagggctctgcacagggacctggacaggctggatacaggacccaaatccaacaagctgaggtttaacaagtccaagtgccaggccctgcatgttggccacaacaacccctgcagctctacaggctggggacagagtggctggacagcagccaggcagaaagggacctgcagggactgatgggcagcaggctggacatgagccagcaatgtgcccaggtggccaagaagtccaatggctcctggtctgaatcaggaatggtgtggccagcaggagcaggttgctgggcactggttgggcagagCCTCAAGGgctatgtccagttctgggcccactgGAATGTGCAGTTGGAAGAAATTTATAGCAGGAAGAATAAAGAAttcaaaggtgaagcaaaggaaatgctcagggcagtttgggggtggctgccaggcagccctggctctgaccaacagcatttgcagagggacaggaaactcccagctgatgggaacaaaattTCTGGGCGACTGCAGAggtcaggacaaagctgagtggtttccctggtgtccccaagcccttgctggccccaggggctgatggcatttgtgctccctcaggttcatgtccccacaccaacagcatgggggtgctccccctgctgtgtgcaatgcaaacgggggctgctgagccagtgctgctgtgtctgtgcctgcaaggttggggcacctgtgtgagctgggggagagaccagggctgcagaggagggatgttgttggcagctccatgaggacgctctgggacgctgccctgggctgtccagcacactgggaatggatcagcccctgctctgctgctccttcccatctcccccagggcccttgcagagccccagccatggtgtttgtccccagcctgcccacggccagcctggggctgctcacggggcttttctgtgctgagcattggtctggctgtgttcttgagagagcctgggcaaggagcctggagcccccaggccctggcctgaggtgtcagtgctgccccagcagtgcccatggcctgtccctgctgcagccccggcactgccacccccagggctgtgcccggccccgagagcactcaggccctacaggaacaccagggccacccgggcagcggggcagggccacggcagcagcactggcaacaccaagtgctgctgctgctgggcacagctgctgggccagcactgatctgccccagctctgcacacggacattgctgctgcagctccagagaaggcaacacacGGGCGATCTTCAGTGAagactttgctgggagatcctttagttcctttaaagccaccgagagcgcagcccctcattgacacagtctgtggccatagggaaggtggagagaaataaaatgggaAATGGCATAAACAATGACTtttctttgtggacaagatttaaaaagtaaataaaagaaaaaacccacaaccaaatgaACAAGAATtatcaaaaattacttttattacaaatttTTGGCAGAAATTGGGCCGGCTCTTTAATGTTTATAAAACCATCCATTCATCAgtttcctcacagcagccttgagctcccgattcctcaggctgtagatgacggGGGTCAGGGCTGGagacaccaccgagtacagaactgacagggtcagatccagggatggggaggagatggaggggggcttcaggtgagcgaatgtgccagtgctgatcaACAGGGatagcacggccaggtgagggaggcaggtgggaaaggctttgtgccgtccctgctcagaggggatcctcagcacggccctgaagatctgcacataggagaaatcaatgaacacaaaacaaccaaatagtaaaGAAATGAAAAACACAATGAACCCgaattccctgaggtaggatttggagcaggagagcttgagaatctgagggatttcacagaagaactggcccagggcattgccctggcacaggggcagtgaaaatgtattggccgtgtgcagcagtgaatagacaaagccactggcccaggcagctgctgccacgtgggcacaagctctgctgcccaggagggtcccgtagtgcaggggtttgcagatggacacgtagcggtcgtagcacatgatggtcaggaggttttctgctgcacagaaaacaaaaacaaaagagatgtgcagcacatcctgtgaaGGAGAtggtgtaggagatgtccctggtgtcccagagggaattgtgcatggctttggggacagtggtgcagatggagcccaggtcagtgagggccaggttgagcaggaagaagaacatgggcgtgtgcaggtggtggccgcaggctacggcgctgatgatgaggccgttgcccaggagggcagccagggagatgcccatgagagaggcagaagtgcaggcactgcagctgctgcgtgtctgccaatgccagcaggagggaaTGCCTGATGGACCTGCTGTTAGACATTTCCTATGGTGTCtcggcatggggatctgtaaaaaagtaaacAAGGAGTAATCAAGTAATCCATCTAtaagaggacttgaaatatcccagcacagcctgggggcactttgcccctactccctgcccagggctctgctgccaggagctgtccctgccagcagctgcttccctgtgcctagggctgggccctgccagtgctaccagagcccagcccagccctgggggctcagctctgccctgcagacccctcccagccctggcactgcccaggggcagttctggctctgcaggctgtgacagcaatgtcagagcaaccctgaggatgCTGGAAAATGAACACTGATGCttcctctgaggggccctggacTGATTTCTGTCATTGCCTGCTATATTCAGATTGGAGAGAGTTTGGGGGTATTTTTCAaactgaactgagagatgaaaatatATGTGCCATTTCCCATCTATGGGACCCAGAGCAGTAGATTAAAATagtaggattttcccttttatgctgctcctgcctcactttgccccctgtataatctacttggaaatgttctgcagttgaatgccatgctgggagcagtcctgaacaatgtagcatcctccccacacaaggagaacactccCAAGCCTTACCAGATGTCTCCTTCCACcaagatcttgtcccccagcactgggagcagctgccaggggtgactgagagctgtccctggcaggcagcagagtccctgccccagcatagtgccctgggctgcaggaccctgctctgcaggacagccctgggcacccctggctgctctgcacaagagacaatcagagaatgtactcacagggtctgcaggcattgggatgttccagctttaggagatggctgcaggagctgcagctgcattgtcctgcagccagaggttcctgtgccaagggctggcagtgattgtgccccaggcacttctcagccccttcccagccctgactgattgaagctctctgtgcctctgtgctgtgcccaggctggctgcaggcagtgccccagccctgctgggctggcagaagagctgctcatcaagagaaatgtgcttttgaagctcttcttggttaccaggagctgcctctgtgccagaagcccaggtcagctcatcagcacagacacagcacaaggactttaatgagcctctggggctttgtggccCTCAACATAAGTCCCTGAGAggcagctgaagaaacttctccagaactccaagtcagaatgcaactccaaactttcttgcacttttaatgggtcccactgagggacacaactgtggaagtgtccccaggccccaggcagagcagagagctggaggcagtgatgacaggtggggacaaagagaagccaagtcttggtgccctggggcacagcagggtctgtgccaccaagggctgggaggagacaccttgtcctgaggcactggggcctcctggaccagccccagccaggctgggtactgtcctgccctcagcatccccccctagcccacatcccagtgggcTCAAGGATCTGCAGGAAGGAATCCCTGGGGAGCTCGCTcagaaatggccctgggggctccctaaGGCTCTCAGGGACTGAaggtttttcaaaggattttgtttgggttttttttgccttggagtctctgataggtttgtacaatcatggcctccaattatctgctgtaattaatcCCTGGATTTgtgagtaacaacactcagtggggctcattagtacttcagggtacttcagtttttaaggtatttggtgtttcccttttgatacagaccctTTGAGAAAGAttgtgcagtcacagcctccaattatctgctgtaattagtcccttgagagtcTTTATAGGCAATGGCACTCAGTggtctcattaatgcttcaaggtacttcagttattttaaggtatttggtttttcccctttgatgcggactctgtgagaggtttgtgaaatcatggccccaattatctgctttaacgagtcccttgagagctttgtactgacactcagttgggctcattaatacttaaagatactcaaggtttttaaggtactttggatttttctttccacactGAATATCTGAGAGACTTGTTGTGCAATCCTGGCCTTCAATTCTGTCCTCCAAGgaatccatgaggagcctgtggtggggatggacctcagtgggaccctttCATTCTTTGAGACATTTTGTGGTTTTtgtctgactttgactcctggaaaggtttgtgcaatctcctctcaggccctgaggttccagggttcagctccaaatgcaccacggggctcattaggatcaagcaagtcctgacaaaccatggctctgccttgattttcctctgctctcatgcagttcattAGGAAGGTTTCCTTTTATAGTTATggagaaaatatttcaaagaggttctaaaaaatatgtaatcctattttaaacagtgtattttattactgttctctttagagaagaagtgatttcagcattgtgtgattgatattgatgtagggccactcctaaggaggtctggccagctcagagaagttttaccttgagagctgacccagtgtggacaatcTTGCCttacattccccaaccccatgtgagaaacaatttttactttcaaaaatttaaatcctttattaagaccttatcaaaatacaacagaagactgaataaagaaaaggatacagtgccaggagcaaaggatttggTCACAGTGTGCTTTTCCACAAATTCTttcttttacacctctagcccctcccaaaattttATCAATCAACTCCTtatttgctgtccagtggtggagatcactgtcttacaccttgactggaggtcaggtgctgccatagtaacaagccgaccctcccaaatgccccaactactgggGCCATCctatgataacaatgcaagggggaggggaaagataACTATatatctacaaaacttctcttaacatatattcaatattcaccccttaattgtgagagtcaaccataggattactcatctataacaacccccccttttatttttctctaagTAATTTTGCTCAAATAATGAAGTAAAAAAATTTCTCTCATGAATGAGTCATTCCAGCATCTGTTGatatgggcaaggacagtgggaaaaggagaaaaaacctcaatttttccttagacacacttaattggaatggacaaaagggcatcacagagGTCCGGTActgctttgactcccatctactgtGTCTATGTggttgctacccatagtcagttgtatcttaggggtgagtacagaggccaactcggtctTGTCcttcagtccctgttgaattaaaaaacaactgatgaatgatagaggtctggtatggccttttgtccccaccttaccatgtCTATGGGGTTGCTGctcgcagcagggctatggaaccttcttggtagcaaacaaaggggccagcAGAGTCttcctttttcttattttcttaaagaagctgtcccattaccttttatatCCCCATGTGTATTTCTCCTCAAcacatgctggtaattctcacccatgaaaacaggaagacagttctgaAGCTGGTTGGGGGAAGTTTGACTCTGCTTTGGGGcatcttggggtttttctgcttatctctcagtctctgcttgagagtcaatcttgtttcacccagcctggatgctATAGTCCACTCCTTGGGTTCTTCCACAGTGCCTTTGgctctgttgccatgagtccatccccgctctgcagttTGCATGGCCGATTCTGTGGtaagcagtacctgaaagggaccttcccactgaggagttagtggctgatctctccatgacttaatcatcacccagtccccaggattaatattatggattctgaaatccagggtggtagtttgaggaattgcccctttatgtcttagcccttctaaggtttgtgctatagacataacttatttcttggcactgGCTTCCCCTTcttcataggtggcaaccttctggggtgaggtcaggaagggtaacacaaacatcatttcatagggggGCATCCCCAGATCtggctggggttgggttctaattcttaataaggccaaagggagacattttatccatgacatttgggtttcaatcattagcttaactagagctattataagagtttgattcattctctcaaccctactggaactctgtggatgctatggagtgtgtaattcctattTCACTCCCAGAGccagaacaactttctgcaatatcttcaatgtgaaatgagtttccctgtctgaatcaatcctgtttgccatcccatatcagggaatgattggtTCTAgtagtgttttactcacaacattggcattggctttcacagtgggtaccacctcttcCCAATGAGTCacatgatctactatcactggcaaaaatcttccactgttgtacctgggaaacctcagtaaagtctacttggataatTGGAAAGGGTCCTAAGGCTAGTTCtcgccctcctctgggtgttttcctcatgattttcttatttgcTTGTTGACACATCACAAATATATGAGCCTTttccactgaattcctgaactgaagagctctagaAGGAAGGGGCCTCTGGTcaacagcaacctccaagtggctgatgatccatccccatcagagcagcaataaacagaaatgagcacagctttgtggctgcccagctttggcatgggccctgggcctggagcaggagcagctcttgagggccccaaggccggggctcttgtgctgccctgggcagatgggagggcagcaggggctgcagagctctcagcacctcagcctgaggggagcagggcagccagggagcctcctttggccttggccaagcaccttcccccatggctggggctgagtcctgtggcagctgcagctgctgctgtgcccttgacaggggctgaggccgtggggcagtgcccagagcagcctggcctgagcagagctgttgggccagagccggctgggctgggctggggagaggcccttggtgctgcccagagctcagggcagctggcagagcttgcagagagctgggctgggctcagagagcctggcccagaaaccatcagtgtccatctcagcctggctgggcatgcaggggcaggactgaggccaggccttgtggggcagggccagtgcctgtgcaaggcattgcaaacaggcaagtggcccagagaggaggctgctctgtgcccttggtggcatggacagagcagggagggggcccaggacatttgtcagcatcagcttctgtgcccatgtgttggcagccctggcagctgagcccagctttggcctgggctgatgtcctggtttagggcaaatttgttaaagaatctgcaaaggagggcccctacagaaagcaaaacccacacggcccctccccccaaccggttcgggaaaaaattccttggagagaggtggaaagaacctgtttatttcaagcacagcaccccccagcacacaaaatgaacaatatccaatgacaccgctctgagaaagatgacaaaatcagaaagtctctttcgggggtggttgctctgttctcagtccctccggcgctggggcagctgctgcagccaaaccttcggtgttcccgggtcccagtccagagcaggttcgagatggtcacagaaacaggagaggagaatcagtccaggaagggatgtggactgtttagctagaactagctaataagcagaggccaaagcagagcagaagcgaaagcagaaaagagagcaagcaaagcagcaagctgaaagcaagaagtgaaaaacagccctatgtactgctcatctctgtccctgataagagaaacccaaacaaaacttccactcttcagagccggtcttaaaggcacagaacagatgaatgggggtacaagcatcataatgtcaccccaggacattccaccccttatcaacatactacaacacatcatgcactattcatacaaaatttccatctgttcccccaaaattacaagcaatacccatcatgccttcatcacatccccacactggaccactgaatccaggccctatattacagagctgcaggattcccccttttcactttactcacttaaagatccatctatcacttgctcagacctttgacacttacacatttccttctccatcttccacttgcccagaccttcaactcttacacatttccttctatctcaagTCTgtgtggtttaatgtacagacaatggcattaacatccaatgaacagtgatattgcatataattcttaccccacaatcagatctccctgaggtacacatcgtgttgttccatctctttgcattatccaccatgtgcaacctggtccctgagaaaagacaaccccacgaatgggtttgtctgtactcgaggcagaattgatccacacagtcttccctaacaaaactctgatatgtaccactgggactttgtctccttctattacattcagggactcagactgggcaggacctgctcagttggtggaacctcggatgTTAAccaaccaggtggcctttgctaaatgctgcttccaattcttgaaagatcccccacccaaagctttcaactgggtttttagtagtccattgtacctctccacttttcctgcggctggtgcatggtaggggatatggtacactcactcaatgccatgttccctggcccaggtgttgataagactgttcttgaaatgagtcccattgtctgactcgatcctcgcaggagtgccatgtctccacagaacttgcttttcaaggcccaggatggtgttccgggctgtagcatgagacacagggtaggtttccaaccatcctatggtggcttccaccatggtcagcacatagcgcttgccctggcatgtctggggcagtgcgatgtagtcaatctgccaggcctccccatacttgtacttggaccactgcccaccgtaccacaggggcttcactggCTTGgcttgcttgatggcagcacacgtctcacagtcatggataacctgagcaatactgtccatggttaaatccacccctcggtcttgtgcccatttataggtggcatctctgccctggtggcctgaggcatcatgggcccatcgagctaggaataactctcccttatgttcccaatttaggtctattttggacacccctatctttgcagcttggtctacctgctcattgttttggtgctcctcgttGGCCCTACttttgggtacatgggcatctacatggcagactttaacaggtagcctccctaccctggtagcaatgtctttccactcttcagcagcccaaattggtttccctctacgttgccagttagcctttttccacctctccaggcatccccacagagcattggctaccatccatgaatcagtgtagaggtagagctttggccacttctctctctcagcaatgtctagggccagttgaacagctttgagttcagcaagttggcttgatccaccttctccttcggtagcttgtacaacctgtcctgtggggctccatatggctgctttccacttccggttcatccctacgatgcgacaggaaccgtcagtgaaaagagcgtagcgtgtttcctctgggggcagttggttatagggaggagcctcttcagcccatgtcactggttcttgttcctcttcatctgcgacaccaaaattctcaccttcgggccaatttgtaatgacctccaaaatcccagggcgattcagtttacctatacgggcgcgctgagtgataagagcaatccacttgctccatgtagcactggtggcatggtgagtagaaggaaccttgcctttgaacatccaccccagcactggtagtcggggtgccaggaggagttgtgcttcagtgcctattacctccgaggcagcctggactccttcataggcagccaagatttctttctctgttggagcaTAGTTgacttcagaccctctgtaacttcgactccaaaatcccagtggtcgaccccgagtctcctcaggcaccttctgccaaaggctccaggacaagccatggttcccggctgcagagtagagtatgttctttacctctggtcctgtcctgactgggccaagggctactgcatgagcaatctcctgcttgatctggacaaaggcttgttgctgctcaggccccactggaaattgttcttcttgcgggtgaccaggtaaagagggctcacgatctgactgtactcaggaatatgcattctccaaaaacctattgcacccaagaaagcttgtgtctctttcttattggtgggtggagacattgctgtgatcttgttgatgacatctgtgggaatctgacgccgtccatcttgccacttcactcccgggaattgaatctcacgagctggtccctttactttgctctttttaatggcgaaaccagctcccaggaggatctggatgatttccttccctttctcaaacacttccgcagctgtgttcccccacacaatgatgtcatcaatatactgcagatgttctggagcctcaccccttttagtgcagtctggatcagtccatggcagatggtggggctgtgcttccacccctggggctgtcggttccaggtgtactgcactcccctccaggtgaaggcaaactgaggcctgcattctgctgccagaggcatggagaaaaatgcaatgtctatagtggcataccactttgctgccttggactcaagctcatactggagctctaatatgtctggcacggcagcgctcagtggtggaatcacttcattcaatgcacagtagtccacagtcaatctccattctccttcagattttcgcacaggccaaatggggctgttgaagggtgagtgagtcttgctgaccaccccttggctctccagctcttggatcatcttatggatggggatcacagcatctcgagtggtcctatactgctgtcgatgcactatggaagtgtaaattggcactcgttgctcttctcccgtcaggcatactactgcagatggattctcagacaacccagacaaggtgttcaattgctggatgccctctgtctc from Melospiza melodia melodia isolate bMelMel2 chromosome 7 unlocalized genomic scaffold, bMelMel2.pri SUPER_7_unloc_1, whole genome shotgun sequence encodes the following:
- the LOC134432879 gene encoding olfactory receptor 14J1-like; protein product: LLGSRACAHVAAAAWASGFVYSLLHTANTFSLPLCQGNALGQFFCEIPQILKLSCSKSYLREFGFIVFFISLLFGCFVFIDFSYVQIFRAVLRIPSEQGRHKAFPTCLPHLAVLSLLISTGTFAHLKPPSISSPSLDLTLSVLYSVVSPALTPWAQNWT